The proteins below come from a single Mustela nigripes isolate SB6536 chromosome 14, MUSNIG.SB6536, whole genome shotgun sequence genomic window:
- the ECM1 gene encoding LOW QUALITY PROTEIN: extracellular matrix protein 1 (The sequence of the model RefSeq protein was modified relative to this genomic sequence to represent the inferred CDS: inserted 1 base in 1 codon), giving the protein MGTMSRAALVLACLAVTSVASEGGSESPGQRELGPETLTYHIQEVGYAAPPSPPRTRALPMDHPDTHQRGSDFEGQGEVQPPRSLEAIPIQEEELPPPQLPVENKVDPHFPQEAIPLQEELPPPQDPVEQKEKKPAPFMDRSSPEPESWNPALHCQQGRSRGGWGHRLDGFPPGRPSPDNLDQICLPNRQHVVYGPWNLPQSGFSHLTRQGETLNLLETGYSRCCRCHSHTNRLDCAKLVWEDAMTRFCEAEFSVKTRPHWCCKQQGEARFSCFQEEAPRPHYQLRACPSHQPGISSGRELPFPPGVPTLDNVKNICHLRRFRSVPRNLPATDPIQRQLQALTRLEGEFQRCCRQGNNHTCTWKAWEDALDGYCDQEQSVKTHHHSCCHYPPSPVRDECFARRAPYPNYDRDILTLDLSRVTPNLMGHLCGNGRVLSKHKQIPGLIRNMTAHCCNLPFPEQACCAEEEKLAFIEDLCGPRHNFWRDSALCCNLNPGDEQTNCFNTYYLRNVALVAGDSGDDKGQGKQGQVXGRSISPTPEPKEE; this is encoded by the exons ATGGGGACCATGTCCAGAGCAGCCTTGGTCTTGGCCTGTCTGGCTGTTACTTCTGTAGCCTCTGAGGGAG GCTCCGAGTCTccagggcagagggagctgggcCCAGAGACCCTCACCTACCACATTCAAGAAG TTGGCTATgcagcacccccctccccaccccggacCCGAGCCCTCCCCATGGACCATCCTGACACCCATCAGCGTGGCTCTGACTTTGAGGGACAGGGTGAAG tGCAGCCCCCTCGCTCTCTGGAAGCCATCCCTATCCAAGAGGAGGAGTTGCCTCCTCCCCAACTCCCTGTGGAAAACAAAG TGGACCCCCATTTCCCTCAGGAAGCCATCCCTCTCCAAGAagagcttccccctccccaggacCCTGTTGAACAGAAGGAAA AAAAGCCAGCTCCTTTCATGGATCGTAGCTCCCCCGAGCCTGAGtcttggaatccagccctgcactgcCAGCAGGGCCGATCCCGAGGGGGCTGGGGCCACCGGCTGGATGGCTTCCCCCCTGGGCGGCCTTCTCCAGACAATTTGGACCAGATCTGCCTTCCTAATCGTCAGCATGTGGTGTATGGCCCTTGGAACCTGCCACAGTCTGGCTTCTCCCACCTTACTCGCCAGGGTGAGACCCTCAATTTGCTGGAGACTGGATATTCCCGCTGCTGCCGCTGTCACAGCCACACAAACCGCTTGGACTGTGCAAAACTCGTG TGGGAGGACGCAATGACCCGATTCTGTGAGGCCGAGTTCTCGGTCAAGACCCGACCCCACTGGTGCTGCAAACAGCAGGGGGAGGCTCGATTCTCCTGCTTCCAGGAGGAAGCTCCCCGGCCACACTACCAGCTCCGGGCCTGCCCCAGCCACCAGCCTGGTATCTCCTCGGGCCGCGAGCTGCCTTTCCCCCCCGGGGTACCCACACTGGACAATGTCAAGAACATCTGCCACCTAAGACGCTTCCGTTCTGTGCCACGCAACCTCCCAGCTACTGACCCCATCCAAAGACAGCTGCAGGCATTGACCCGGCTAGAGGGGGAGTTCCAGCGCTGTTGCCGGCAGGGGAACAACCACACCTGTACATGGAAGGCC TGGGAGGATGCCCTTGATGGATATTGTGATCAGGAACAGTCTGTCAAGACCCACCACCACTCGTGTTGCCACTACCCTCCTAGCCCTGTCCGTGATGAGTGCTTTGCCCGTCGGGCTCCCTACCCCAACTATGACCGGGACATCTTGACTCTAGACCTCAGCCGAGTTACCCCTAACCTCATGGGCCATCTCTGTGGAAATGGAAGAGTTCTCAGCAAGCA TAAACAAATTCCTGGGCTGATCCGGAACATGACTGCCCACTGCTGTAACCTGCCGTTTCCAGAGCAGGCCTGCTGTGCTGAGGAGGAG AAGTTGGCCTTCATTGAGGATCTGTGTGGTCCCCGACATAATTTCTGGCGAGACTCTGCCCTCTGCTGTAACCTGAATCCTGGAGATGAACAGACCAACTGCTTCAACACTTACTATCTGAGGAATGTGGCTCTAGTGGCTGGAGACAGTGGGGATGACAAGGGCCAGGGCAAGCAGGGCCAAG GGGGAAGAAGTATCAGCCCCACCCCAGAGCCCAAGGAAGAGTGA